CTAGATTATTTGATGAAATAACAAAGTTATATCAGTGTGGAGAAGCAGAAGCCGCACAAAATTTACTTGTAAAACATGGTCTGTTTTCTCAGCTTTTTCCCTTAACCAATAATCTTTTAAACGGTGAATACCCAGTCAATGCCTTGGTTGGAATCGCTCTAGAAAATACCGATACACGAATACAGGATAACAAACCTGTGACGCCTGCTTTTTTATTTGCTGTCTTTTTATGGTTTCCCTTGATCGCTCGTACTGAGCAATTTAAAAAAGAGGGTATGGAGCCCTTACCTGCGCTGGAAAAAGCTATGTCACAAGTTATTTCCGAACAAAATCAAATTATTACCATTCCCAAACGATACACTCAAATCATGCGTGAAATGTGGATAATGCAATACCGATTTCCAAAACGTACTGGCAAACGTGCATTTAATTTGTTGCAACATCCCCGTTTTCGCGCCGCTTATGATTTTCTTGCTCTACGCGCTTTAGCAGGGGATGAATCTATGGAGCTTGCGCAATGGTGGACAACCTTTCAAGAAGAAGACGAACAGAAACAACTTGAAATGGTCGCTACTCTTTCACCGCCATCACCCCGTAAGCGACGTCGACGCTATAAACCAAAAACCACATCATGACTCGTTGTTATTTAGGATTAGGCAGCAATTTAAATCAGCCTCAACGTCAATTAAAACAAGCGATAGCAAAATTGCAAACATTGCCTCGAACTGAAGTCACCAAATTGTCCAGTTTATATTTTAGTCGTCCCATGGGAAGCCGTTTCCAGCCTCGATATTGCAATATGGTGTTGGCCATTAATACCACACTTTCACCAAGACGTTTGTTACAATGGTGTCAATTCATTGAAAAAAACATCAAAGGGTACGCAAGAAAAAATGGGGAGCACGGACGCTTGACATTGATGTATTGCTGTATGGTGAAATAATTATCAACGAACACGATTACGTTGTACCTCACCGTGAAATCATGAACCGTGATTTTGTGCTTATCCCATTATTGGAAATCGCCCCTAGCTTGAAACTGCCGCATGGAGAAAGCATCAGCAATGGCCTTGCTGATTGCAAACGTTTTATTATTTGAGGGGACAAAAAGGCATGGAGCTATCAATAGCACATAAAATATATTGATATTATTGATTCTAATCAACTAAACTTGAACACATCATTGCATCCAGTTAAGAGGGATTTTGTGTACACTAGCATATTACATCCAACAGATTTAAGTGAAAATCACTTCCATATGAGTGAAAAAGCCGTGGAAATTGCAAAATGTTTTAATGCCAAGCTTTTTTTATTGCATGTGATTGAACCACCTACCTCTCTCCAATTAGCCCAAGGCCTTGGATTTGCTGAGTTTGATAAGCCAATTAAAGAGGATGCCTGGGCAGTGATGAATGTTTTGGGCGAAGCATTGAATATTCCTGTCAGTCAACAATTCGTTGAAGTAGGCTCCATTAAAATGCATGTCCTTGAAAAAGTGAATGAGCTTGCTTGTAACCTTATTATTATTGGTCGCCACAGACCAACGACATTGCCTGCCTTTCTTGGCAGTACGGCGCATGCCGTCATTCATCATGCCCCATGTGATGTTCTTACCTTAAAAAATTAATTTACTGAAATATATAAAAACGACACTTTTCTTACAGTGTCGTTTTTAACGATAAATAAAAACTCTTGTTTAGTACCAACTGTATCCATACCCATAGCAGGGATTACAGGTCGCACAGCATGATGAGGTTGTCGTAACATACGTTGTTCTCGTTGGGCATGTTGAGCCACAAGACGCCACGTATGTACCACAACCAGATAATGCCAAGCTTGAAATAAGGATAAAGAAAGGAATGAAAAATCGTCTCATGGTAGCGTCCTTGTATTGAGATTGTAAATTTATTATACATTATGAATTTTAGTTTAACAAATTACCAATGGCAATACTCCATGTAGTCGATAACACACGCATAATGTACAATTTATTTCCTGCTAGTCTATAATTTAAAGGGTTATTCCAGCAAAGGATTGAATTATGGACACACACATTCATTGGAACACTATCCATCTGCCCTTGATCGCGGCATTTTTATTATTTTTATTAAGTCTAGCGTTCATACCTGCTGCACATGCAACGTCTCCCAATACCTACTTACCAGAAATAGTATCAGCTCCTATTGTATTAAGCTATTATTATGGCCCTTATCCAAGATATCGATATGGAACAAGATACAGCTATGGTCGTTATTGGACAGGCTGGCGCCCTATTAACCGCTACTGCCAACAACGATGTCTAGTCAATAACTGGGGCCGTGTCATCCGTTGTGTACAACGTTGTTATTAATCACTTACCTGTTATGAACCAACCTACTTGCCTGACCTCAGTGGTTAGGCATTTTGTGTTTCTTCCATAATCATCAAGATGCCTCATGAAAACTTTTAAATTTTAAGATATGATTGCCATTTTGATTTCAGGAGCTGGTTTATGCAAGTAGGTCAAGACAGTCTTTCAACTCAGAGTCAATTACAAGTCGAAGGCAAAACATATCACTACTACAGCCTTAAGGAAGCTGAAAAAAAACATTTTAAAGAGATCAACCGGCTACCTTATTCTCTTAAAGTATTACTTGAAAATTTGTTACGTTTTGAAGATGGACATACCGTTACTACAGACGATATTAAAGCCATTGCAGCATGGCTTGACAACAGAACCTCTCAACACGAAATTGCCTATCGTCCAGCACGAGTATTGATGCAGGATTTCACTGGGGTCCCTGCCGTTGTTGACTTAGCAGCCATGCGCGACGCCATTGAAAAAATGGGGGGGGACGCTGAAAAAATTTCCCCTCTATCCCCGGTGGATTTAGTCATCGATCATTCGATCATGGTCGATGAATACGCAACCCCAGACGCCATGACAATTAATACGGCTATTGAAATACAACGCAATAAAGAGCGCTATGAGTTTTTACGTTGGGGACAAAAAGCCTTCGCCAATTTTCAAGTGGTCCCACCGGGTACCGGAATATGCCATCAGGTCAATCTGGAATATCTTGGCCAAACAGTATGGACCAGCGAACAAGATGGTATACATTATGCTTATCCTGATACGCTCGTCGGCACTGATTCGCATACGACCATGATCAATGGTTTAGGGGTGTTAGGTTGGGGAGTTGGCGGTATCGAAGCGGAAGCTGCCATGCTTGGACAACCGGTATCAATGCTGATCCCCGAAGTCATTGGTTTTAAATTAACTGGCAAATTAAAAGAAGGAATCACCGCAACCGATCTGGTTTTAACCGTCACACAAATGTTACGCCAAAAAGGCGTCGTTGGAAAATTTGTGGAATTTTACGGTCCTGGACTTGCGCAATTACCACTTGCTGATCGGGCCACCATTTCAAACATGGCACCCGAATACGGTGCAACCTGTGGATTTTTTCCAGTCGATCATGAAACATTACGTTACCTACGCCTAACTGGCCGCGATGAGCACACCATTGCCTTGGTTGAAGCGTATTGTAAAGCACAAGGACTCTGGTACGACAAAGAAGCAAGCGATCCATTATTTACCGATACACTAAGCCTGGATCTTGATACCGTTGAACCTTCCTTAGCTGGCCCTAAACGTCCTCAGGATAAAGTCAATTTAACAACGCTTCCACAAGAATTCTCAGCTTTTCTAAAACAATCTAATAAAATAGAGGAAAAGGATAAAATATTCGCCGTAAAAAATGAAACGTTCACTCTCAGTCATGGTGATGTGGTCATAGCAGCCATCACGAGTTGCACAAACACGTCCAACCCAAGCGTCTTGATGGCAGCAGGACTGGTCGCTAAAAAAGCAGTTGAAAAAGGATTGCAAAGAAAACCCTGGGTTAAATCCTCTCTCGCACCTGGTTCAAAAGTGGTAACCGATTACTTAAAACACGCGGGCTTACAACTTTATCTTGATCAGTTAGGGTTTAACCTGGTTGGCTATGGTTGCACCACTTGCATTGGTAATTCCGGTCCTTTACCTGACTCTGTTGCCCAAAGCATCACCGACCATGATCTTATCGTATGTTCCGTTTTATCCGGTAACCGTAACTTTGAAGGGCGAGTGCATCCGCAGGTACGGGCTAACTGGCTTGCATCACCACCACTGGTGGTTGCTTATGCATTAAGTGGAACCACTTGCATTGATTTAAGCAGCGAACCATTAGGTAAAGATAAAGAAGGAAAAGACGTTTATCTGAAAGACATCTGGCCAACTCACATGGAAGTTGTAGCGGAAGTGGCAAAAGTTAATGGCAGCATGTTCAAGAAAGAATATGCGGAAGTCTTTAAGGGCGATAAAGAATGGCAAGCCATTCAAACAGGGCACGGTAAAACCTACGAATGGAATACGCATTCAACCTATATTCAGCATCCACCATTCTTTCAAGATTTAAAAGAACAACCAGAACCTATTCAACCAATTAATAAAGCCTATATTCTAGCTCTTTTAGGAGACTCCATTACCACCGACCATATTTCTCCTGCAGGTTCAATCAAGGCTAACTCTCCAGCCGGTTTATATTTAAAATCCAAGGGAGTGCATGAAGCCGACTTTAACTCTTACGGTTCGCGACGTGGTAACCATGAAGTTATGATGCGCGGTACTTTTGCAAATATCCGTATTCGTAATGAAATGACACCGGGTATAGAAGGTGGTGTAACTCGCCATATTCCGACCAATAAAACCATGCCCATCTATGATGCAGCCATGCTGTACCAGCAAGAGCAACAGCCACTGGTTGTGATTGCTGGTCAGGAATATGGTACCGGCTCTTCACGTGATTGGGCTGCAAAAGGTACTAATTTATTAGGTGTTAAAGCCGTTATCACCGAAAGCTTTGAACGCATACATCGCTCAAATCTCATTGGCATGGGTGTTTTGCCATTGCAATTCCTTCCTGGCACAACTCGAAAAACACTTCAGCTGAACGGAAGCGAGCGCATCAGCATCGCTGTGGATGATTCATTAAGACCTGGAGCTTTGCTTGAAGTCACCATCAATAGAGAGGATAGTAGTGAACAGCGTATTGAAGTATTGTGTCGAATTGATACCTTAAATGAGCTTGAGTATTACCGCCATGGCGGAATTTTGCAGTACGTACTGCGAAATCTGAAATAATTGCTAAGTTCGTGCAAAATCCTGGCTGCCGACAGCCAGGATTACCATATAATCATCTATTAATCATTTAAAATGGTATGATATCGTACTCTGGGTGACTCTATAATTCATTTGCTCTGGCTTTAAAAAAAGCACTATAGTTTAATGTGGCCTGCCAATTTTTCCGCTACAAAATGATTAAAGGAATACCGTATGAACTTTAAGGATTTCCCTATTTTTTTCTTATGGTGGTTTGTATTAAGTGCTTTCTGGTACTTGCTGATTGAAAAAGCAACGTTTGCTGAAATGGCAATAGGCCTAAGTGCAGCATTCCTCACAGCACTGATTCAATTGACCGTGGCCAAAACAAATTTAATTTCGTTAAAACCCCGTTTAGTTTGGCTTTTTATTCTGATCAAGCTCCCTGTTGCAATTTTATTGGATACCTTTTTGGTGTTTAAAGCCATTGGTTTATTTTTTATTTCGGGTAAAAAACCAAGAGGCCATTTAGACAGCATTCCTTTTGAACGTATAAAAACAAACTCCCTAAAAAGAAAAATAGATAGGACCTTTTTCATTTATACTTTTTCTGTGACCCCAAATACGTATGTTATTTACGTCGATAGAAAAAATAGAAAGGTATTGATTCATAAGCTCATGAAAAATTAGGATTAAAAATGAATATTTGGTTAATCGGAATTATCTGGATGCTGGTTAATCTATTTCTTTGTGCCATCAGTGTACTGCGCGGAAATATTATGAATCGATTAGTTGCGCTTCAATTCTCTGGAATCGTAGCTACTTTAATCATGTTATTACTTGCTGAATTGTATGGACGCTCCATTTACTTTGACGTACCTCTTACCATGGCAATATTGACTTATGCTAACTTACTTGTTTATCTTCGATTTTTAGAAAGATGGCTATGAGTCAACCATGTTAACCACCGTCCTACTTTTTTTAGGTATAGCCATAGAGTGTTTATCCTGCATTGGCCTTTTTATTATGCCAACTGCCTACGCCCGCCTGCATTATCTTAGTCCAGCCACGTCTCTCGGAGCCCTCCTGATTGGTGTGGCCATCTTACTGAAAGAAGGATTCAATCAACAAGGTATAAAAACCATTGTAGTGATTCTCCTTCTCATATTAATGGGCCCAATCCTAACGCATGCGACCGCACGCACCATACATATTCGGACCCATAAGAGGAAAACATGATTATTGTCAATTATCTTGTGTTTCTACTGATTATTTTTATTGGAACGGCCGCTGTGTTCACCAGAGATCCATTAAAACAATCCCTTATATTAAGTTTATTTGGATTTATTATTTCCATTTTATTTCTTATTCTTCAGGCACCTGAAGTGGCACTATCAGAAATTGTAGTCACAATGACTGTGATTCCCTTGATGATTCTATTGTCGATGGTAAAAATAAAAGAATACAAGATAATCAGCCAGCAAGATCAGGAAAAAACAAATGAATAATGCATGGAGAACCTATTTTTTTTAGTATCACTGCTGGGATTCACGCTGTTTTTAATCGCAAGTTTTCTCACTCTCCCTCCTTATAGTCATTCCCAAAACAGCTATAGAAACATTATTCTTGCCGATGATCCGGTTCATATCAAAGCAGCAAATGCCGTGGCTGCAGTAGCGTTTGATTATCGCTGCTTTGACAGCTTTGTCGAAGCCATTATCCTGTTTACTACCGTTGCTGGGATTATGCTTCTTTTAAGAAAAGGAAAAGGAGAAAAAGAAGAATACTCGTTGCAGAAACGCATTAAAAAAACCATTTCCACCCGTAGTTCGGCAACAGCAACCATGGGGTGGGCACTCCTTGGTTTTGTTGCTCTTTTTGGTTTTATATGATCCTTCATGCTCAGCTTAGTCCCGGGGGAGGATTTCAAGGGGGAGTTATTATAAGTTCTGCTCTCTTGTTAATTTATCTTGCCGGCACTTACACTAAATTTATGAAGCAACTTTCATTAAGAATGATGGAAATGATTGAAACTCTTGGATTAATTGGCTTTATGACATTAGGCAGTATCCCCTTATTCCATCAAA
This genomic interval from Legionella oakridgensis ATCC 33761 = DSM 21215 contains the following:
- a CDS encoding universal stress protein, which produces MYTSILHPTDLSENHFHMSEKAVEIAKCFNAKLFLLHVIEPPTSLQLAQGLGFAEFDKPIKEDAWAVMNVLGEALNIPVSQQFVEVGSIKMHVLEKVNELACNLIIIGRHRPTTLPAFLGSTAHAVIHHAPCDVLTLKN
- a CDS encoding DUF4040 domain-containing protein; its protein translation is MIIVNYLVFLLIIFIGTAAVFTRDPLKQSLILSLFGFIISILFLILQAPEVALSEIVVTMTVIPLMILLSMVKIKEYKIISQQDQEKTNE
- a CDS encoding cation:proton antiporter, which encodes MLTTVLLFLGIAIECLSCIGLFIMPTAYARLHYLSPATSLGALLIGVAILLKEGFNQQGIKTIVVILLLILMGPILTHATARTIHIRTHKRKT
- a CDS encoding MrpF/PhaF family protein, with product MNRLVALQFSGIVATLIMLLLAELYGRSIYFDVPLTMAILTYANLLVYLRFLERWL
- the acnA gene encoding aconitate hydratase AcnA, whose product is MQVGQDSLSTQSQLQVEGKTYHYYSLKEAEKKHFKEINRLPYSLKVLLENLLRFEDGHTVTTDDIKAIAAWLDNRTSQHEIAYRPARVLMQDFTGVPAVVDLAAMRDAIEKMGGDAEKISPLSPVDLVIDHSIMVDEYATPDAMTINTAIEIQRNKERYEFLRWGQKAFANFQVVPPGTGICHQVNLEYLGQTVWTSEQDGIHYAYPDTLVGTDSHTTMINGLGVLGWGVGGIEAEAAMLGQPVSMLIPEVIGFKLTGKLKEGITATDLVLTVTQMLRQKGVVGKFVEFYGPGLAQLPLADRATISNMAPEYGATCGFFPVDHETLRYLRLTGRDEHTIALVEAYCKAQGLWYDKEASDPLFTDTLSLDLDTVEPSLAGPKRPQDKVNLTTLPQEFSAFLKQSNKIEEKDKIFAVKNETFTLSHGDVVIAAITSCTNTSNPSVLMAAGLVAKKAVEKGLQRKPWVKSSLAPGSKVVTDYLKHAGLQLYLDQLGFNLVGYGCTTCIGNSGPLPDSVAQSITDHDLIVCSVLSGNRNFEGRVHPQVRANWLASPPLVVAYALSGTTCIDLSSEPLGKDKEGKDVYLKDIWPTHMEVVAEVAKVNGSMFKKEYAEVFKGDKEWQAIQTGHGKTYEWNTHSTYIQHPPFFQDLKEQPEPIQPINKAYILALLGDSITTDHISPAGSIKANSPAGLYLKSKGVHEADFNSYGSRRGNHEVMMRGTFANIRIRNEMTPGIEGGVTRHIPTNKTMPIYDAAMLYQQEQQPLVVIAGQEYGTGSSRDWAAKGTNLLGVKAVITESFERIHRSNLIGMGVLPLQFLPGTTRKTLQLNGSERISIAVDDSLRPGALLEVTINREDSSEQRIEVLCRIDTLNELEYYRHGGILQYVLRNLK
- a CDS encoding MnhB domain-containing protein, translated to MILHAQLSPGGGFQGGVIISSALLLIYLAGTYTKFMKQLSLRMMEMIETLGLIGFMTLGSIPLFHQKPFLTNFLPKGMLGNILSAGILMPLNILVGITVTAAIIQILHEFMEQLIITKRHNTRKKNS